In Bacteroidota bacterium, one DNA window encodes the following:
- a CDS encoding glycosyltransferase family 2 protein, with protein MGISVVIPLYNEQESLRELVASVREELFKLCEKNNEIILINDGSTDRSSEILRDIAEGTSRVTVLTFRSNLGKSAALAAGFREAKHGIVITMDADLQDDPKEFTNLISKLDEGYDLVTGWKKKRNDPLSKTAPSKLFNSVTSFFSGLKLHDFNCGLKAYRKAVTDSLDVYGEMHRYLPALAHWMGFRVAEVPVLHHPRKFGKSKFGTSRFFKGFLDLLTIIFTNRYGRRPLHFFGTIGTLFAFIGFVINVWVSVEWARGLTTLSNRPILLLGVLLILVGVQLISIGLLGEMMVKNSMRNQQTSVERQRRAPRPRNH; from the coding sequence CTGGGTATCTCTGTGGTGATCCCGCTCTATAACGAGCAGGAATCGCTTCGCGAACTCGTCGCATCGGTCCGCGAAGAGCTGTTCAAATTGTGCGAGAAGAATAACGAGATCATTCTCATCAACGATGGCTCGACCGATCGTTCTTCGGAGATCTTGCGAGACATCGCCGAAGGGACGAGCCGCGTCACGGTGCTGACATTCCGCTCGAACTTAGGAAAGTCGGCGGCGCTTGCCGCAGGATTTCGCGAAGCGAAGCACGGCATCGTCATCACGATGGACGCCGATCTGCAGGACGACCCGAAGGAGTTCACGAATCTGATCTCGAAACTCGACGAAGGATACGATCTCGTGACCGGCTGGAAGAAGAAGCGTAACGATCCGCTTTCGAAGACGGCGCCGTCGAAGCTCTTCAACTCCGTCACCAGCTTCTTTAGCGGATTGAAATTGCATGATTTCAATTGCGGGCTCAAAGCGTATCGCAAGGCCGTGACCGACTCGCTCGACGTCTACGGCGAAATGCACCGCTATTTGCCGGCTCTGGCACACTGGATGGGCTTCCGTGTTGCGGAAGTGCCGGTGTTGCATCACCCGCGTAAGTTCGGAAAATCCAAATTCGGCACGAGCCGCTTTTTCAAAGGCTTCTTAGATCTCTTGACCATCATCTTCACCAATCGCTACGGCCGCCGCCCGCTGCATTTCTTCGGGACGATCGGCACACTCTTCGCCTTCATCGGCTTTGTCATCAATGTGTGGGTCTCCGTCGAATGGGCACGCGGACTCACGACGCTTTCGAATCGCCCGATCCTGCTGCTCGGTGTGCTGCTGATTTTGGTCGGCGTGCAACTCATCTCGATCGGCTTGCTCGGCGAAATGATGGTGAAGAACTCGATGCGCAACCAGCAGACTTCGGTCGAGCGCCAACGACGCGCACCGCGACCGAGGAATCATTAA
- a CDS encoding glycosyltransferase family 9 protein — translation MDILINSDCRHFRGDIPCKPHKEFGVHCDGCEHYAPVTENILVIKLGAAGDVLRTTPLLTPLKNEHPTARIWWLTLSPELVPTSMVDRILKWSPDSLEILGALKFSRIINLDKDHHACALANRLHAKRKEGFLLDELGVSRPANALAAEKYVTGVFDDVSKANRKSYPEELFEICGYKFAGEKYLIDAPADMQFEGLDLSKPLIGMNTGAGARWTSRLWAVEHWAELAKKLQSQGYGVLLLGGPDEDARNREIARLADGAAQYLGTFGLKQFISLVDKCSTIISGVTMAFHIAVALEKKIVLINNIFNKYEFGDLYGLGELIEPDKPCQCYFRGTCVNPEYFCLDHLPVEKVYQSAIHLQ, via the coding sequence ATGGACATTCTCATCAATTCCGATTGTCGGCATTTTCGAGGCGACATTCCGTGCAAGCCACATAAAGAGTTCGGCGTGCATTGCGACGGCTGCGAACACTACGCACCCGTCACCGAGAACATCCTCGTCATCAAGCTCGGCGCAGCGGGCGACGTGCTGCGCACCACACCGCTGCTTACGCCGCTGAAGAACGAGCACCCGACTGCGCGCATTTGGTGGTTGACGCTCTCGCCGGAATTGGTGCCGACGTCGATGGTCGATCGCATCCTGAAGTGGAGCCCTGATAGTCTCGAGATCCTCGGTGCGCTGAAGTTTTCGCGTATCATCAATCTCGATAAAGACCATCACGCCTGCGCGCTTGCAAACCGCTTGCACGCCAAACGTAAAGAAGGCTTCCTGCTCGACGAGCTTGGCGTGTCGCGTCCGGCGAATGCGTTGGCAGCCGAGAAGTATGTCACCGGCGTGTTCGACGATGTCAGCAAAGCGAATCGCAAATCATATCCCGAAGAACTCTTCGAGATCTGCGGCTACAAATTCGCCGGCGAGAAATATCTGATCGACGCTCCGGCAGATATGCAGTTCGAGGGACTCGATCTCTCGAAGCCGCTTATCGGCATGAACACCGGCGCGGGTGCGCGCTGGACGTCGCGCTTGTGGGCCGTCGAACACTGGGCCGAGTTGGCAAAGAAATTACAGTCGCAAGGCTACGGCGTGCTGTTACTCGGCGGACCCGACGAAGATGCGCGCAACCGCGAGATCGCTCGCCTTGCCGACGGTGCTGCACAGTACCTCGGGACGTTCGGGTTGAAGCAGTTCATCTCGCTTGTCGACAAGTGCTCGACGATCATCAGCGGTGTGACGATGGCGTTTCATATTGCAGTCGCACTCGAAAAGAAGATTGTCCTGATCAATAATATATTCAATAAGTACGAGTTCGGCGATCTGTATGGTCTCGGCGAGCTCATCGAACCGGACAAGCCGTGCCAGTGCTACTTCCGCGGCACATGCGTCAATCCCGAGTATTTCTGCTTAGACCACCTGCCGGTCGAAAAAGTCTATCAGTCAGCAATACACCTACAGTAG